The following proteins come from a genomic window of Azoarcus sp. PA01:
- a CDS encoding tetratricopeptide repeat protein, with protein sequence MKKRVLALNPLLAALVLGACSTSPTMPENAWKIAPVQTVHHGATNDAAGYFALGRYKERRGADEEAIAAYREALDADPEHAAAWNALGSLQAALGRFDDGLQALERAVSLAPAASHLYNNLGYALLLAGRHEAAAASLRRAVELDGNNRRAWTNLATVYRRLGVQDKAEFADARASGASPATPRALAAADPVLNAAQPIPAMAATAPATPAAGSRVTVGTIAADLPAAATPIPALAQVAAPASATAAGSQAEAVAAATVSTTPRARLVKVAENVFELLNGPTRRETAVAEAAAIITAAARPLPSPGPPSRLPFAPPPRAAPRAWARRLRLFRRHRGRATRSRTVMAAKASLGGSPDCSNSRGWRARD encoded by the coding sequence ATGAAAAAGCGCGTACTCGCGTTGAACCCGCTGCTCGCCGCGCTCGTGCTCGGCGCATGCAGCACGAGCCCGACGATGCCGGAAAACGCGTGGAAGATCGCGCCGGTGCAAACCGTGCACCATGGCGCCACAAACGACGCGGCGGGTTATTTCGCGCTCGGGCGTTACAAGGAGAGGCGGGGCGCCGATGAAGAAGCGATCGCCGCGTACCGTGAAGCCCTCGACGCCGACCCGGAGCACGCTGCGGCGTGGAACGCGCTCGGCTCGCTGCAGGCCGCGCTCGGCCGCTTCGATGACGGTCTGCAGGCGCTCGAACGGGCGGTGAGTCTCGCCCCGGCGGCAAGTCACCTGTACAACAATCTCGGCTACGCGCTGCTGCTCGCGGGACGGCACGAAGCTGCCGCGGCGTCGCTGCGCCGGGCCGTCGAACTCGACGGCAACAACCGTCGCGCATGGACCAATCTGGCGACGGTTTACCGGCGCCTCGGCGTGCAGGACAAAGCGGAGTTCGCCGACGCGCGGGCAAGTGGCGCCTCACCTGCCACACCACGGGCACTTGCGGCGGCCGACCCAGTCCTGAATGCCGCGCAGCCGATCCCGGCGATGGCCGCGACCGCGCCCGCGACCCCTGCAGCAGGTTCACGAGTCACGGTCGGCACGATTGCTGCCGATCTGCCGGCCGCAGCCACGCCGATCCCCGCGCTGGCGCAAGTCGCCGCGCCAGCATCCGCGACAGCGGCGGGCTCGCAGGCGGAGGCGGTTGCCGCAGCTACGGTCAGCACGACTCCACGCGCAAGGCTCGTGAAAGTCGCTGAAAACGTCTTCGAACTGCTCAACGGGCCGACAAGGCGTGAAACGGCGGTCGCCGAGGCGGCCGCGATCATCACGGCCGCCGCGCGCCCCCTGCCCTCGCCCGGGCCGCCGAGCCGCTTGCCGTTCGCACCGCCGCCCCGAGCCGCGCCGAGAGCCTGGGCGCGGCGCCTGCGCCTCTTCCGTC
- a CDS encoding type II secretion system F family protein yields the protein MDYTQIGFLGLLFVAVTAGAFFVLSLFSRSPTADRLQALGGGKASVGPGADAWIERTVKLTKPFAKLSTPEDSEDMSALRARFMHAGIRHAAASLAFFGVKTVLALGLPLLAYFTVLVSTPSLQFQGTLLVVLLAAAIGYYVPNLILNRLIFVRQREIFETFPDALDLMTVCVEAGLGVEAALVRVADEMQHKSEALAEELHLVTLELRAGLERARALRNLAARTGVEEVEGFVAMVIQAERFGTSIAASLRIHSDMLRTRRRQRAEEAAAKIALKLLFPLIFFIFPSLMLVLLGPAMIQVYRILLPTMAGTSGG from the coding sequence ATGGACTACACGCAGATTGGATTTCTCGGGCTGCTGTTCGTCGCGGTGACGGCAGGCGCGTTCTTCGTCTTGAGCCTGTTCTCGCGCTCGCCGACCGCCGACCGGCTGCAGGCGCTCGGCGGCGGCAAGGCGAGCGTCGGGCCGGGTGCGGACGCGTGGATCGAGCGCACCGTCAAGCTGACGAAACCGTTCGCGAAGCTGTCGACGCCGGAAGACAGCGAGGACATGTCGGCGCTGCGCGCGCGCTTCATGCACGCCGGCATCCGCCACGCCGCCGCGTCGCTCGCGTTCTTCGGCGTCAAGACCGTCCTCGCGCTCGGGCTGCCGCTGCTCGCGTATTTCACGGTGCTGGTGTCGACGCCGTCGCTGCAGTTCCAGGGCACGCTGCTCGTCGTGCTGCTCGCCGCGGCGATCGGCTACTACGTGCCGAACCTCATCCTGAACCGGCTGATCTTCGTGCGCCAGCGAGAGATTTTCGAGACTTTCCCCGACGCGCTCGACCTGATGACGGTGTGCGTCGAAGCCGGCCTCGGCGTCGAGGCGGCGCTCGTGCGCGTCGCCGACGAAATGCAGCACAAGAGCGAAGCCCTCGCCGAGGAACTGCATCTCGTGACGCTGGAACTGCGCGCCGGCCTCGAGCGCGCGCGGGCGCTGCGCAACCTCGCCGCCCGGACCGGCGTCGAGGAAGTCGAAGGTTTCGTCGCGATGGTGATCCAGGCCGAGCGCTTCGGCACGAGCATCGCCGCCTCCTTGCGCATCCACTCGGACATGCTGCGCACGCGCCGGCGCCAGCGCGCCGAGGAAGCCGCGGCGAAGATCGCGCTGAAGCTGCTGTTTCCGCTGATCTTCTTCATCTTCCCGTCGCTGATGCTCGTGCTGCTCGGGCCGGCGATGATCCAGGTGTACCGCATCCTGCTGCCGACGATGGCGGGAACCAGCGGCGGCTGA
- a CDS encoding type II secretion system F family protein — protein sequence MDILTLLFALATFIAVVLFLEGAYLWWASSHSADAKRLNRRLDEVASGVRSARPASLYKEQNAAGSAAGDRLLAAVPHLHGINRLIVQSRLQLTLAQFAGWTVALAALGFTLPLLLNRPLFLGLGFAAVLGMLPTLYVMRARTQHLQRFELQLPEALDLMGRALRAGHAFPTAIKMVAEEMKDPIGGEFRILFDEMNYGVPQQTAMLNLASRTDSTDLSYFVIAVLIQRDSGGNLAELLDNISKIVRARLKLYGEIRTLSAEGKLSAWILGCLPFATAALINIVNPGFMKVLWEDPAGINFIYGAIGMMVLGVVWMRKIIRIRV from the coding sequence ATGGACATCCTGACGCTGCTCTTCGCCCTCGCGACCTTCATCGCGGTCGTGCTGTTCCTCGAAGGCGCCTACCTGTGGTGGGCGTCGAGCCACAGCGCCGACGCGAAGCGCCTCAACCGCCGCCTCGACGAAGTCGCGAGCGGCGTGCGCAGCGCGCGGCCGGCGTCGCTGTACAAGGAGCAGAACGCCGCGGGCTCGGCGGCCGGCGACCGGTTGCTCGCGGCCGTGCCGCATCTTCACGGCATCAACCGGCTGATCGTGCAGTCGCGCCTGCAGCTGACGCTCGCGCAGTTCGCCGGCTGGACGGTCGCGCTCGCGGCGCTCGGCTTCACGCTGCCGCTGCTGCTGAACCGGCCGCTGTTCCTCGGCCTCGGGTTTGCCGCAGTGCTCGGCATGCTGCCGACGCTGTATGTGATGCGCGCGCGCACCCAGCACCTGCAGCGTTTCGAGCTGCAGTTGCCGGAAGCGCTCGACCTGATGGGCCGGGCGTTGCGCGCCGGCCATGCGTTCCCGACCGCAATCAAGATGGTCGCCGAGGAGATGAAGGACCCGATCGGCGGCGAGTTTCGCATCCTGTTCGACGAGATGAACTACGGCGTACCGCAGCAGACCGCGATGCTGAACCTCGCGTCGCGCACCGACAGCACCGATCTCAGCTACTTCGTCATCGCGGTGCTGATCCAGCGCGACTCGGGCGGCAACCTCGCGGAGCTGCTCGACAACATCAGCAAGATCGTGCGCGCGCGGCTGAAGCTGTACGGCGAGATCCGCACGCTGTCGGCCGAAGGGAAGCTCTCGGCGTGGATCCTCGGCTGCCTGCCGTTCGCGACCGCGGCGCTGATCAACATCGTCAATCCGGGCTTCATGAAAGTGCTGTGGGAAGACCCGGCAGGCATCAACTTCATCTACGGCGCCATCGGGATGATGGTGCTGGGCGTGGTGTGGATGCGCAAGATCATCCGCATCCGCGTGTAG
- a CDS encoding CpaF family protein — translation MSLRQRLESVPTDTVMRPAAVSDPRANKAYQTLKMRIHQLLLSRIDLEAMENLAPEQLRDELRLMVERLLAEENVVINTNERRDLVRDIQYEMLGLGPIEPLLADPTVSDILINGSQQIYVERHGKIELTHVTFSDDAHLMKIIDKIVSRVGRRVDESSPMVDARLPDGSRVNAIIPPLALDGPVVSIRRFAAVPLTMEKLIGFKALTPEMGELLAGLARAKVNILISGGTGSGKTTLLNILTANIPADERIVTIEDAAELQLQQPHVVRLETRPPNIEGKGEVSQRALVRNALRMRPDRIILGETRGAEAFDVLQAMNTGHEGSMTTVHANTPRDALGRMENMIGMSDANLPPKVARAQIASAIGLIVQASRLTDGKRKVISIQEITGMEGEMITMQEIFAFRQTGISETGEVQGYFTATGVRPHFAERLRSFGIRLPEDMFNPGRRFE, via the coding sequence ATGAGCTTGCGACAGCGCCTCGAATCAGTCCCGACCGACACCGTGATGCGTCCGGCCGCGGTGTCCGACCCCCGCGCGAACAAGGCGTATCAGACGCTGAAGATGCGCATCCACCAGCTGCTGCTGTCGCGCATCGACCTCGAGGCGATGGAGAACCTCGCTCCCGAGCAGCTGCGTGACGAATTGCGGCTGATGGTCGAGCGCCTGCTCGCCGAAGAGAACGTCGTCATCAACACGAACGAGCGGCGCGACCTCGTGCGCGACATCCAGTACGAGATGCTCGGGCTCGGGCCGATCGAGCCGCTGCTCGCCGACCCCACGGTGTCGGACATCCTGATCAACGGCTCGCAGCAGATCTACGTCGAGCGGCACGGCAAGATCGAGCTGACCCACGTCACTTTCAGCGACGACGCGCACCTGATGAAGATCATCGACAAGATCGTGTCGCGGGTCGGGCGGCGCGTCGACGAGTCGAGCCCGATGGTCGATGCGCGCCTGCCGGACGGTTCGCGCGTGAACGCGATCATCCCGCCGCTCGCGCTCGACGGCCCCGTCGTGTCGATCCGCCGCTTCGCCGCAGTGCCGCTGACGATGGAGAAGCTGATCGGTTTCAAGGCGCTGACGCCGGAGATGGGCGAACTCCTCGCGGGCCTCGCGCGCGCGAAGGTGAACATCCTGATCTCGGGCGGCACCGGCAGCGGCAAGACGACACTGCTGAACATCCTCACCGCGAACATCCCGGCCGACGAGCGCATCGTCACGATCGAGGACGCGGCGGAGCTGCAGCTGCAGCAGCCGCACGTCGTGCGGCTCGAGACGCGGCCGCCGAACATCGAAGGCAAAGGCGAAGTGTCGCAGCGCGCGCTGGTGCGCAACGCGCTGCGCATGCGTCCGGACCGCATCATCCTCGGCGAGACGCGCGGCGCCGAAGCGTTCGACGTGCTGCAGGCGATGAACACCGGCCACGAAGGGTCGATGACGACGGTGCATGCGAACACGCCGCGTGACGCGCTCGGCCGCATGGAAAACATGATCGGCATGTCCGACGCGAACCTGCCGCCGAAAGTCGCGCGCGCGCAGATCGCCAGCGCGATCGGCCTGATCGTGCAGGCGAGCCGGCTGACCGACGGCAAGCGCAAGGTCATCAGCATCCAGGAGATCACCGGGATGGAAGGCGAGATGATCACGATGCAGGAGATCTTCGCGTTCCGCCAGACGGGCATTTCGGAGACCGGCGAAGTGCAAGGCTACTTCACCGCGACCGGCGTGCGCCCGCATTTCGCCGAGCGCCTGCGCTCGTTCGGCATCCGCCTGCCCGAAGACATGTTCAACCCCGGGCGACGCTTCGAGTGA
- a CDS encoding AAA family ATPase: MKIRILSDNPDSAERLRATLAQAGKSMDVAVGHATSSEPLGAVNGTVPDIVVLDAFRPANLSALEQLTLRYPQIDPIVITADTSSDFLLQAFRAGVREVLPTSPSPEALHAALARITRKRGGSAAADGKILALTSCKGGSGATFLATNLAWVLAAVHGKRVALIDLNLQFGDAAMYVTDQKPASNLALVCQQIHRLDAAFLQSAMIEVAPGFHLLAAPDDPAHSIDVRAEHVEAILKVARANYDFVIVDVGRSLDAVSLKPFDMADMIFPVVQLTLPFIREAKRLVEVFVSLGYPTSKVGLVVNRHHKNSDISLQDVERTVKAKLFKTVPNSYDTVAASVNQGEPIGRLAKNSPVTKALREIAESLVDDPEKASKGWLSRLFATH, encoded by the coding sequence ATGAAAATCAGAATTCTTTCCGACAACCCCGACAGCGCCGAGCGCCTGCGGGCAACGCTCGCGCAGGCGGGCAAGTCGATGGACGTCGCCGTCGGTCACGCGACGTCGAGCGAACCGCTCGGCGCAGTCAACGGCACAGTGCCCGACATCGTCGTGCTCGACGCCTTCCGTCCGGCGAACCTCAGTGCGCTCGAACAACTGACGCTGCGCTACCCGCAGATCGATCCGATCGTCATCACTGCCGACACCTCGTCGGATTTTCTGCTGCAGGCGTTCCGTGCCGGGGTGCGCGAAGTGCTGCCGACTTCGCCGTCGCCCGAGGCGCTGCACGCGGCGCTCGCGCGCATCACGCGCAAACGCGGCGGCAGCGCGGCTGCCGACGGCAAGATCCTCGCCCTGACCTCCTGCAAAGGCGGCAGCGGCGCGACTTTCCTCGCGACGAACCTCGCGTGGGTCCTCGCGGCGGTGCACGGCAAGCGCGTCGCGCTGATCGACCTGAACCTGCAGTTCGGCGATGCGGCGATGTACGTGACCGACCAGAAACCGGCGAGCAACCTGGCGCTGGTGTGCCAGCAGATCCACCGGCTCGATGCGGCGTTCCTGCAGTCGGCGATGATCGAAGTCGCGCCCGGCTTTCACCTGCTCGCGGCCCCGGATGACCCGGCGCACTCGATCGACGTGCGGGCCGAGCACGTCGAGGCGATCCTCAAGGTCGCGCGGGCGAATTACGACTTCGTCATCGTCGATGTCGGCCGCTCGCTCGATGCGGTGAGCCTCAAGCCGTTCGACATGGCCGACATGATTTTTCCGGTGGTGCAGCTGACGTTGCCGTTCATCCGCGAGGCGAAGCGGCTCGTCGAGGTGTTCGTGTCGCTCGGCTACCCGACGTCGAAAGTCGGGCTGGTCGTCAATCGCCACCACAAGAACAGCGACATCAGCCTGCAGGACGTCGAGCGCACGGTGAAGGCGAAGCTGTTCAAGACGGTGCCGAACAGCTACGACACGGTCGCCGCGTCGGTGAACCAGGGCGAGCCCATCGGGCGGCTGGCGAAGAACAGCCCGGTAACGAAAGCACTGCGCGAGATCGCGGAGTCGCTCGTCGACGACCCGGAAAAAGCGAGCAAAGGCTGGCTGTCGCGCCTGTTCGCGACGCATTGA
- a CDS encoding pilus assembly protein, translating to MKRGFAEETGKRAQRGVAAIEFALVAALFFTLLIGVMEMGRVFFYWNTATEATRLGARIAVVCDVADSAIKAKMTSLFPTVPSDKITILYTPTGCGPETCDEITVRIEPVPIATYIPLVPLSLSLPAFATTLPRESLASSIDDVANPVCL from the coding sequence ATGAAGCGGGGTTTTGCTGAAGAAACTGGAAAGCGCGCACAGCGGGGTGTGGCCGCCATTGAGTTTGCGCTGGTCGCGGCGCTTTTCTTCACCCTGCTGATCGGCGTAATGGAAATGGGCCGCGTCTTCTTTTACTGGAATACAGCGACGGAAGCAACGCGCCTCGGTGCACGTATCGCCGTTGTCTGTGATGTAGCCGACTCGGCGATCAAGGCGAAAATGACGAGCCTGTTTCCGACTGTTCCGAGCGACAAGATCACGATCTTGTATACGCCCACGGGCTGCGGCCCAGAGACCTGCGACGAGATAACGGTCCGGATCGAACCCGTCCCCATCGCCACTTATATCCCGCTCGTGCCACTCAGCCTGAGCCTGCCGGCATTCGCGACCACGCTCCCGCGCGAAAGCCTCGCAAGCTCGATCGATGACGTCGCCAACCCGGTGTGTCTCTGA
- a CDS encoding pilus assembly protein → MRTRHRQRGAVAVELALVMIPLLLMAFGITEFGRAMYQYNTLAKSARDAARYLTQKGPGEGSGTAKCLAVYGNRTCSGSPLAPGLTTDHIQVHDQISNPTTHQNQATGSGVINLVSVTIAGYQFVSLVPFVAPNMTFGDISVTMRQVL, encoded by the coding sequence ATGAGAACGCGACATAGACAGCGTGGCGCGGTAGCTGTCGAACTTGCTCTCGTAATGATCCCGCTCTTGTTGATGGCGTTCGGCATCACCGAATTCGGTCGGGCAATGTACCAGTACAACACGCTCGCCAAATCGGCTCGCGATGCCGCCCGCTATTTGACGCAAAAAGGCCCCGGGGAGGGATCGGGCACCGCCAAATGCCTCGCGGTATATGGCAATCGCACGTGCAGCGGAAGCCCTCTCGCTCCCGGTCTGACAACTGATCACATTCAGGTCCATGACCAGATCAGCAATCCGACGACTCATCAGAACCAGGCGACGGGAAGCGGGGTGATCAACCTGGTAAGCGTGACGATCGCCGGATATCAGTTCGTCTCGCTGGTGCCTTTCGTCGCGCCCAACATGACTTTCGGCGACATCAGCGTAACCATGAGACAGGTGCTGTGA
- a CDS encoding pilus assembly protein TadG-related protein, whose product MRNRIASPRSQRGVVAIITALSLVALVGFAGLALDLSHLYVNKTELQNAADACALAASRELTCDPSAGTCSASYLDNAVAAGTAVAARNSHDFQDTAISIAPGDIRFYTALAPNSAYQPSGSADVNSRFVMCIARAEDIPPWFMQVLGQGPKDVSAYAVATLRNAQTSCAIPIGLCKPPAAPVSSPLDGLQVGQWVTSKLTESATGSFDWIDFSPNDGGGASELADILKGSGQCALPPAGTGTQVGQQGNIASLGKAWNTRFGLYKGSDSFSSAPPDWTGMSYTAASWPAKFNAYAGAGGISNYRTARSQYSPYQGPDLTGGYRPLGQAEHRSFGADRRTVVVPVVDCESWKTSNPQTVPILGYACVLMLHPLTNDNGPASGEEVWLEYRGSATDPSSPCATSGSVGGPGSIGPLVPSLVQ is encoded by the coding sequence ATGCGGAATCGAATCGCCTCCCCACGCTCACAGCGCGGGGTGGTCGCGATCATCACGGCCCTTTCACTCGTGGCGCTAGTCGGCTTCGCGGGCCTCGCGCTCGACCTCAGCCACCTCTACGTGAATAAGACAGAGCTGCAGAACGCAGCCGATGCCTGCGCGCTGGCCGCCTCGCGCGAACTCACGTGCGATCCTTCTGCCGGGACCTGCTCTGCAAGCTATCTGGATAACGCGGTCGCCGCCGGAACTGCGGTCGCAGCGCGGAATTCACACGACTTCCAGGACACTGCAATTTCGATTGCTCCCGGGGACATCCGGTTCTACACCGCGCTCGCGCCCAACTCGGCCTATCAGCCAAGCGGAAGCGCCGACGTGAACTCCCGGTTCGTCATGTGCATCGCCCGCGCCGAGGACATTCCTCCCTGGTTCATGCAAGTCCTGGGGCAAGGCCCGAAGGATGTTTCGGCCTATGCGGTTGCCACTTTGCGCAATGCTCAGACTAGTTGTGCAATTCCGATTGGTCTGTGCAAGCCGCCTGCGGCACCCGTCAGTTCTCCGCTCGACGGTCTTCAAGTCGGCCAATGGGTAACGAGCAAGCTGACCGAATCGGCAACGGGGAGTTTCGACTGGATCGACTTCAGTCCGAACGACGGCGGAGGCGCGAGTGAACTCGCCGATATCCTGAAAGGTTCGGGGCAATGCGCCCTTCCGCCTGCAGGCACGGGAACGCAAGTCGGGCAACAGGGCAATATCGCGTCGCTCGGCAAAGCGTGGAACACACGTTTCGGTCTTTACAAAGGCAGCGATTCGTTCAGTTCCGCGCCGCCCGACTGGACCGGAATGAGCTACACCGCCGCGTCGTGGCCCGCGAAGTTCAACGCCTACGCAGGCGCCGGCGGCATTTCGAACTATCGCACTGCGCGGTCGCAATACAGCCCCTATCAAGGGCCCGATCTGACAGGCGGTTATCGGCCGCTTGGGCAGGCGGAGCACCGGAGTTTCGGTGCAGATCGCCGAACCGTAGTGGTGCCGGTCGTCGACTGCGAGAGTTGGAAAACCTCGAATCCGCAGACGGTTCCGATTCTCGGCTATGCCTGTGTACTGATGCTCCATCCCCTGACCAATGACAACGGTCCTGCTTCAGGGGAAGAGGTCTGGCTGGAATACCGCGGCAGCGCGACCGATCCATCGAGTCCGTGCGCCACGTCCGGCTCAGTGGGGGGCCCGGGCAGCATCGGGCCGCTTGTACCATCACTTGTCCAATAG
- a CDS encoding pilus assembly protein translates to MNTFLRLAVPLAALALTGCVATSPNWDSRFGEAARVAAAQQIISPDASKNADPVAGIDGKAAQGAMGEYAKSFTQADQAPAPQVQNNISIGR, encoded by the coding sequence ATGAACACATTCTTAAGACTGGCTGTTCCCCTCGCAGCGCTCGCCCTTACGGGCTGTGTCGCGACCTCGCCGAACTGGGATTCGCGCTTCGGTGAAGCCGCACGCGTGGCCGCGGCGCAGCAAATCATCTCCCCTGACGCGTCAAAAAACGCCGATCCCGTCGCTGGTATCGACGGCAAGGCGGCGCAGGGTGCGATGGGCGAATATGCCAAGAGCTTTACCCAGGCGGACCAGGCGCCCGCCCCACAAGTCCAGAACAACATCAGCATCGGCCGTTGA
- a CDS encoding type II and III secretion system protein family protein, which translates to MSTNNLYIRHRSIRAGAAVALALMLPVSTQAAIGSSPAASRVSVAATNGSPCGRVEIAPMVTIPVGKSSVIRPEVPVTRILLGNPDNAQAARPTTEPVKDDKGGQAAKQSDGRPGVAQVDVLLLSPNEIYLLGKSVGSTNVVLVDRSGGCTALDVTVAMDVTSVQGVLATLLPDEKDIKVSSAYDSLVLTGMVSDATKVSRAVEIASAYVGGSENGRNARVLNMLNVGAPQQVMLEVKVAEISKAVLDRFGIDFSRAYTDGSMIRFLAGIFGGGAGSLGQITGAGPNGVPLSSVGTVVGGTVPSAIGAAGNITSEVTPDGLVKYTTEFGTVPGKAVTNYGLDMQKTDGLVKILAEPTVMAISGQEGSFLAGGKIFIPVEQSGSDGGRSVTLEEKEFGVSVKFTPTVLDGGRINLEVRPEVSELNREGVGLSAPGVSGIAILPSFTTRRAFTTVQLKDGQSFAIGGLIKNNATTNIKAFPFLGELPVIGALFRSTEFQTDRSELVFVITPRLVKPLPDNYVLPTDNYVEPSRSDVIWRGKLEGEGRAPADHPDLLPGAENSAGGGFEPK; encoded by the coding sequence ATGAGCACGAACAACCTATACATACGTCATCGCTCGATACGGGCCGGCGCTGCCGTCGCGCTGGCGCTGATGCTGCCGGTCTCGACGCAGGCCGCGATCGGCTCGTCGCCCGCGGCGTCGAGGGTCAGCGTCGCGGCGACCAACGGTTCGCCTTGCGGACGCGTCGAAATCGCCCCGATGGTCACGATCCCGGTCGGCAAGTCGTCGGTGATCCGGCCCGAAGTCCCGGTGACCCGCATCCTGCTCGGTAATCCCGACAACGCGCAGGCCGCGCGCCCGACGACGGAACCGGTAAAGGACGACAAAGGCGGACAGGCGGCGAAGCAGAGCGACGGCCGGCCCGGCGTCGCGCAGGTCGACGTGCTGCTGTTGAGCCCGAACGAGATCTATCTGCTCGGCAAGAGCGTCGGCTCGACGAACGTCGTGCTCGTCGACCGCTCGGGCGGCTGCACCGCGCTCGACGTGACGGTTGCAATGGATGTGACTTCGGTGCAGGGCGTGCTCGCGACGCTGCTGCCCGACGAGAAGGACATTAAAGTGAGTTCGGCGTACGACTCGCTGGTGCTCACCGGCATGGTCAGCGACGCGACGAAGGTGAGTCGCGCGGTCGAAATCGCTTCGGCATACGTGGGCGGCAGCGAGAACGGACGCAATGCCCGGGTCCTGAACATGCTCAACGTCGGCGCTCCGCAGCAGGTGATGCTCGAAGTCAAGGTCGCAGAGATTTCGAAAGCGGTGCTCGATCGCTTCGGCATCGACTTCTCGCGCGCCTATACCGACGGATCGATGATCCGCTTCCTCGCCGGGATCTTCGGCGGCGGAGCGGGATCGCTCGGACAGATCACCGGGGCGGGTCCGAACGGCGTTCCTCTCAGCTCGGTCGGCACTGTCGTTGGCGGAACGGTTCCGTCCGCTATCGGCGCCGCCGGAAACATCACCAGTGAGGTGACTCCCGACGGTCTCGTGAAATACACGACCGAATTTGGAACGGTGCCGGGCAAAGCCGTCACGAATTACGGCCTCGACATGCAAAAGACCGACGGTCTCGTCAAGATTCTCGCCGAACCGACGGTCATGGCGATCAGCGGGCAGGAAGGCAGCTTCCTCGCCGGCGGCAAGATCTTCATTCCGGTGGAACAATCGGGGAGCGATGGCGGACGCAGCGTCACGCTGGAAGAGAAGGAATTCGGCGTTTCGGTGAAATTCACGCCGACCGTGCTTGACGGCGGGCGCATCAATCTCGAAGTGCGGCCGGAGGTGTCCGAATTGAACCGCGAAGGCGTCGGCCTCAGCGCACCGGGCGTCAGCGGTATCGCAATCCTGCCGTCCTTCACGACGCGTCGCGCCTTCACGACGGTTCAGCTCAAGGACGGCCAGAGTTTCGCGATCGGCGGGCTGATCAAGAACAACGCGACGACGAACATCAAGGCCTTCCCGTTCCTCGGCGAGCTGCCCGTGATCGGCGCGCTGTTCCGCAGCACCGAGTTCCAGACCGACCGCTCGGAACTCGTATTCGTCATCACCCCGCGCCTGGTCAAGCCGCTGCCGGACAACTATGTGCTGCCGACCGACAACTACGTCGAGCCGAGCCGCAGCGATGTGATCTGGCGCGGGAAGCTCGAAGGCGAGGGGCGCGCTCCGGCAGACCATCCTGATCTCTTGCCCGGCGCGGAAAATTCCGCCGGTGGCGGCTTTGAGCCGAAATGA
- the cpaB gene encoding Flp pilus assembly protein CpaB yields MKAKGMGFLLVAMLAGLAAVVLGTRWLQAKSAGDGNRIAVAAVELQLGSRIAPEAIRLVEWPSGSIPAGAFNDVAQLDGRVAITGIQPGEPVLESRLAPEGTKGGLSAVVPEGKRAITVRVNDVIGVAGFTLPGNYVDIMVNTENTGANRNNADQMISKIVLERILVLAVAQEANRDETKPKVVNAVTLEVTPEQAERLDLARSVGNLSLVLRNQIDSNPTDTAGITKAMLLRTPEEPPAAPPAKRAAPRRVAAKPPAPPPQQVCVEVIRGVSKVNECF; encoded by the coding sequence ATGAAGGCAAAAGGGATGGGCTTTCTTCTGGTCGCGATGCTCGCCGGCCTTGCGGCGGTCGTGCTCGGCACGCGCTGGCTGCAGGCGAAGTCCGCCGGCGACGGCAATCGCATCGCCGTCGCGGCAGTCGAGCTGCAGCTCGGCAGCCGCATCGCGCCCGAGGCGATCCGCCTCGTCGAATGGCCGTCGGGCAGCATCCCGGCCGGCGCATTCAACGATGTCGCGCAGCTCGATGGCCGCGTCGCGATCACCGGCATTCAGCCCGGCGAGCCGGTGCTCGAATCACGCCTCGCCCCCGAAGGCACGAAAGGCGGCCTGTCCGCGGTCGTGCCCGAAGGCAAGCGCGCGATCACGGTGCGCGTCAATGACGTCATCGGCGTCGCCGGCTTCACGCTTCCCGGCAACTACGTCGACATCATGGTCAACACCGAGAACACCGGTGCGAACCGCAACAACGCGGACCAGATGATCTCGAAGATCGTCCTCGAACGCATCCTCGTGCTCGCCGTCGCGCAGGAAGCGAACCGCGACGAGACGAAGCCGAAAGTCGTCAACGCGGTGACGCTCGAAGTCACTCCCGAACAGGCCGAGCGGCTCGACCTCGCGCGCAGCGTCGGCAACCTGTCGCTGGTGCTGCGCAACCAGATCGACTCGAACCCGACGGACACTGCGGGCATCACGAAAGCGATGCTGCTGCGCACGCCGGAAGAGCCTCCCGCAGCACCGCCAGCCAAGCGTGCTGCCCCACGCCGGGTTGCTGCCAAACCCCCTGCCCCCCCGCCGCAGCAGGTCTGCGTCGAGGTGATCCGCGGCGTCTCCAAGGTCAACGAATGCTTCTAA